Proteins from a genomic interval of Microbacterium phyllosphaerae:
- a CDS encoding ATP-binding protein produces the protein MPADPLSIREAWSRIPSPGGVETEFERFTGKRMERILATVVAIGSGILGAQALIAGITTMSWSDAARIAMLLAVFIPLVLMLIACIVGRGVRIASGAFAIVYVVALAAWPSFVDPVGNAANQPWIFFLVNVGVVAAMLAFPLWLQFAWAVGLPFVYGYVRLVEGAFSRDFWVTTAFDVSFTLILGIVIISLGWMFRSVASGVDEARARAVASYASAAAAAAAEEERAAMSALMHDSVLAALIAAERAEGERAQDLAVGMAREALTRLANTEAAVAEEGSDEPVGAAQIVIELRRALSELGADAIVEERGGIGLIPGRAARALVLAARQALGNSVTHANGRGLHIIAEGRGDEGITVTISDAGPGFDIETIGADRLGIKASIFARMAGVAGTAEIDSSECGTTVTLGWERP, from the coding sequence GTGCCCGCTGACCCGCTCAGCATCCGTGAAGCCTGGAGCAGGATCCCCTCTCCGGGCGGCGTGGAGACCGAGTTCGAGCGCTTCACCGGCAAGCGGATGGAGCGGATCCTCGCGACCGTCGTCGCGATCGGATCGGGGATCCTCGGCGCGCAGGCGCTGATCGCCGGCATCACGACGATGTCGTGGTCGGATGCCGCGCGGATCGCGATGCTGCTGGCGGTGTTCATTCCGCTCGTCCTGATGCTGATCGCGTGCATCGTCGGACGAGGGGTGCGCATCGCCTCCGGCGCCTTCGCGATCGTCTACGTCGTGGCGCTCGCCGCCTGGCCGAGCTTCGTCGACCCCGTGGGCAACGCCGCGAACCAGCCCTGGATCTTCTTCCTCGTCAACGTCGGTGTCGTCGCGGCGATGCTCGCGTTCCCCCTGTGGCTGCAGTTCGCCTGGGCCGTGGGACTCCCCTTCGTGTACGGCTACGTCCGACTCGTCGAGGGGGCGTTCTCGCGCGACTTCTGGGTGACCACGGCATTCGACGTGTCGTTCACCCTGATCCTCGGCATCGTGATCATCTCGCTGGGCTGGATGTTCCGCTCGGTCGCCTCCGGTGTCGACGAGGCCCGCGCCCGTGCTGTCGCCTCCTACGCCTCGGCGGCTGCGGCGGCTGCGGCGGAGGAGGAACGCGCGGCGATGTCGGCGCTCATGCACGACAGTGTCCTCGCCGCGCTCATCGCCGCGGAGCGAGCGGAGGGCGAACGGGCGCAGGACCTCGCCGTGGGGATGGCGCGTGAGGCGCTGACCCGCCTCGCGAACACCGAAGCGGCCGTGGCCGAAGAGGGCAGCGATGAGCCGGTCGGTGCCGCGCAGATCGTGATCGAGCTCCGCCGGGCGCTGTCCGAGCTCGGGGCGGATGCGATCGTGGAGGAGCGGGGCGGTATCGGTCTGATCCCCGGGCGCGCGGCCCGCGCGCTCGTGCTCGCGGCGCGCCAGGCCCTCGGCAACTCCGTGACGCACGCGAACGGGCGGGGGCTGCACATCATCGCCGAGGGCAGAGGCGACGAGGGCATCACCGTCACGATCTCCGACGCCGGCCCCGGATTCGACATCGAGACGATCGGCGCCGATCGCCTGGGTATCAAGGCATCGATCTTCGCGCGCATGGCGGGCGTCGCGGGCACGGCGGAGATCGATTCGAGCGAGTGCGGCACGACGGTGACGCTGGGGTGGGAGCGCCCGTGA
- a CDS encoding response regulator transcription factor, with amino-acid sequence MSRVALIDDHESVRLGLEAACARDGAQTVVFSGSTVVSYLEWRSATSAPPADVVVLDLTLGDGTTVTENVGSLVADGASVVIHSVADRPAAVREALAAGAAGVVSKSSALDDVLDAIRTVADGEALNNVEWASAVDGDRDFADAQLSSRERDVLRLYAAGLPLKAVAERLGVAYSTAKENITRIRVKYVEVGRPAPTKVDLLRRAMEDGIVEADGAPSAR; translated from the coding sequence ATGAGCAGGGTCGCACTCATCGACGATCACGAATCCGTCCGTCTCGGTCTCGAGGCCGCGTGCGCTCGCGACGGCGCGCAGACGGTGGTGTTCTCGGGCAGCACTGTCGTCTCCTATCTCGAATGGCGATCTGCGACGTCCGCGCCGCCGGCCGACGTCGTCGTGCTCGATCTCACGCTCGGTGACGGCACGACCGTCACCGAGAACGTCGGTTCGCTCGTCGCCGACGGGGCGAGCGTCGTGATCCACAGCGTCGCAGACCGACCGGCTGCCGTGCGCGAAGCTCTGGCCGCCGGAGCCGCCGGGGTCGTCAGCAAGTCCTCGGCGCTCGACGACGTGCTCGACGCGATCCGCACGGTCGCCGACGGCGAGGCGCTCAACAACGTGGAGTGGGCGAGTGCGGTCGACGGTGATCGCGACTTCGCCGACGCCCAGTTGTCGTCCCGAGAGCGCGATGTGCTGCGCCTCTATGCGGCGGGCCTGCCACTGAAGGCCGTGGCGGAGCGACTCGGCGTCGCCTATTCGACCGCCAAGGAGAACATCACCCGGATCAGGGTGAAGTACGTCGAGGTGGGGCGCCCCGCGCCGACCAAGGTCGACCTGCTGCGCCGTGCGATGGAGGACGGCATCGTCGAAGCCGACGGTGCCCCGAGTGCCCGCTGA
- a CDS encoding class I SAM-dependent RNA methyltransferase, whose translation MTSSPALLDLDITGIAHGGTFIARHEGRVVFVSDAIPGERVRARLTADSTDDSKSFWRAETVEVLDASPHRRAHIWSEADVARAPEERPGGADLGHIDLAHQRVLKRQVLTEALDRFAGPGIEAPEIEAVDSTDGTGWRTRVTLHVDDQGRVGPYAARSHRVIPVESHPLARPSIARAALALAGGEPGSVDLVEPGDGSVRVIRRERLDERPARGQGRRPAPEVVYEQVGDRRFQVDAGGFWQVHPRAASVLDGAVYGILDGHVDPEKKHFDLYGGVGLFAASLADLGGTDIVTVESSRRATAHARQNLAPLDVSAVTARVDRYLAGIPAGVSAGAVVLDPPRAGAGRAVVDALHALAPEAIAYVACDPVALARDLGTFRQHGWNVGTLRGFDLFPHSHHFEVVALLTR comes from the coding sequence ATGACTTCCTCCCCAGCCCTGCTCGATCTGGACATCACCGGCATCGCGCACGGCGGTACGTTCATCGCCCGCCACGAAGGACGAGTGGTGTTCGTCTCCGATGCGATCCCGGGTGAGCGCGTGCGCGCGCGGCTGACCGCGGACTCGACCGATGACTCGAAGAGCTTCTGGCGTGCGGAGACCGTCGAGGTCCTCGACGCGTCGCCGCACCGCCGGGCGCACATCTGGTCGGAGGCCGACGTCGCGCGTGCACCGGAAGAGCGCCCCGGAGGCGCGGACCTCGGGCACATCGACCTCGCCCACCAGCGGGTGCTGAAGCGTCAGGTCCTGACCGAGGCGCTCGACCGGTTCGCCGGGCCAGGAATCGAGGCCCCCGAGATCGAGGCGGTCGACTCCACAGACGGCACCGGATGGCGGACCAGGGTCACCCTGCATGTCGACGACCAGGGCCGGGTCGGCCCGTATGCCGCGCGCAGTCACCGAGTGATCCCGGTCGAGTCGCATCCTCTGGCGCGTCCGTCGATCGCCCGGGCCGCGCTCGCGCTCGCCGGCGGCGAGCCGGGCAGTGTGGACCTGGTCGAACCCGGCGACGGCTCGGTGCGGGTCATCCGACGCGAGCGGCTCGATGAGCGCCCCGCACGGGGGCAGGGTCGACGCCCCGCGCCCGAGGTCGTCTACGAGCAGGTGGGCGATCGACGCTTCCAGGTCGATGCCGGTGGATTCTGGCAGGTGCATCCGCGCGCCGCATCCGTGCTCGACGGGGCCGTCTACGGCATCCTCGACGGTCATGTCGACCCTGAGAAGAAGCACTTCGATCTGTACGGAGGCGTCGGGCTCTTCGCCGCCTCGCTCGCGGACCTCGGCGGCACCGACATCGTCACGGTGGAATCCAGCAGGCGCGCGACGGCTCATGCCCGGCAGAACCTCGCTCCGCTCGACGTCAGCGCGGTCACCGCGCGCGTCGACCGCTACCTCGCAGGCATCCCCGCCGGTGTGAGCGCGGGGGCGGTCGTCCTGGATCCGCCCAGGGCCGGTGCCGGGCGCGCTGTCGTCGACGCGCTCCACGCCCTCGCTCCTGAGGCGATCGCGTACGTGGCGTGCGACCCGGTGGCCCTCGCTCGCGACCTCGGCACCTTCCGCCAGCACGGGTGGAACGTGGGCACCCTCCGCGGGTTCGATCTGTTCCCGCACTCGCATCATTTCGAGGTCGTGGCGCTGCTCACGCGCTGA
- a CDS encoding Maf family protein yields the protein MRVCLASTSPARLMLLRQAGIEPLTQSPDVDEDAVAAAAAAERGAELAPAELVLLLARAKAAAVAHDLAAAGEFDGIVIGGDSMFEIGGRVYGKPYTPEEATRRWHEMRGATGILHSGHSVLRVSPGVDPVEATATAEASVTFAADITDAEIAAYVASGEPLHVAGAFTVDSLGGAFITRVDGDPSTVVGMSLSTVRRLTTDLGVAWTDLWS from the coding sequence ATGCGCGTCTGCCTCGCCTCCACCTCGCCCGCCCGTCTGATGCTGCTGCGACAGGCGGGAATCGAACCGCTCACACAGTCACCGGACGTGGATGAGGATGCCGTGGCCGCCGCCGCCGCGGCAGAACGCGGGGCCGAGCTCGCTCCCGCCGAGCTGGTGCTTCTGCTGGCCAGGGCGAAGGCGGCGGCCGTCGCACACGACCTCGCGGCGGCCGGCGAGTTCGACGGGATCGTGATCGGCGGAGACTCCATGTTCGAGATCGGCGGCCGGGTCTACGGAAAGCCGTACACGCCGGAGGAGGCGACGCGCCGCTGGCACGAGATGCGCGGCGCCACCGGCATCCTGCACTCCGGCCACTCCGTCTTGCGGGTGTCCCCGGGTGTCGACCCCGTGGAGGCCACTGCGACCGCCGAAGCATCGGTGACGTTCGCCGCAGACATCACGGATGCCGAGATCGCCGCCTACGTCGCATCGGGCGAGCCCCTGCATGTCGCGGGCGCTTTCACGGTCGACAGCCTGGGCGGAGCCTTCATCACCCGTGTCGACGGCGACCCGTCGACCGTCGTGGGCATGTCGCTGTCGACCGTCCGTCGTCTGACAACGGATCTCGGCGTCGCGTGGACCGACCTCTGGTCGTAG
- a CDS encoding acetyl/propionyl/methylcrotonyl-CoA carboxylase subunit alpha: MPDIAKVLIANRGEIAVRIIRAARDSGIASVAVYADQDRDALHTRLADEAFALGGATSAETYLQIEKILSIARRAGADAVHPGYGFLAENAEFARAVIGAGMTWIGPSPDAIEALGDKVTARHVAEKVGAPLAPGTPGPVAGADEVIAFAEEFGLPIAIKAAYGGGGRGLKVAREIDEVAELFESATREAVAAFGRGECFVEKYLDKPRHVETQCLADAAGNVVVISTRDCSLQRRHQKLVEEAPAPFLTDEQNDLLYSASKAILKEVGYVGAGTCEFLIGADGTVSFLEVNTRLQVEHPVSEEVTGIDLVREQFRIAAGGTIDYDDPKPTGHSIEFRINGEDPGRGFLPQPGPIHVFKTFGGPGIRLDSGVTAGDSVSGAFDSLLAKIIVTGKDRAEALERSRRALDEFEVAGLPTVIPFHRKVVNDPAFTAENGEFGVFTRWIETEFVNDIPAWDGELESPAAAENRHTVVVEVAGKRLEVSLPDRVAVAAGTAGRPAAVPPSRRSHATSVSAGASGDAVKSPMQATVVKVAVEEGQQVVKGDLVVVLEAMKMEQPLQAHKDGVVGNISAEAGATVSAGHPLLTIS; encoded by the coding sequence ATGCCTGATATCGCCAAGGTGCTCATCGCCAACCGCGGCGAGATCGCCGTACGCATCATCCGTGCCGCTCGTGACTCGGGGATCGCCTCGGTCGCCGTGTACGCCGACCAGGATCGCGACGCTCTGCACACCCGCCTCGCCGACGAGGCCTTCGCCCTCGGCGGAGCCACGAGCGCCGAGACCTACCTGCAGATCGAGAAGATCCTCTCGATCGCCCGACGCGCCGGCGCAGACGCCGTGCACCCCGGGTACGGCTTCCTCGCTGAGAACGCCGAGTTCGCGCGTGCCGTCATCGGCGCGGGCATGACCTGGATCGGCCCCTCGCCTGACGCCATCGAGGCGCTCGGCGACAAGGTCACGGCCCGTCACGTGGCCGAGAAGGTGGGCGCCCCGCTCGCCCCCGGCACCCCCGGCCCGGTCGCCGGAGCAGACGAGGTCATCGCTTTCGCGGAGGAGTTCGGTCTGCCGATCGCGATCAAGGCCGCATACGGCGGCGGCGGACGCGGCCTGAAGGTCGCCCGCGAGATCGACGAGGTCGCCGAGCTGTTCGAGTCCGCGACCCGCGAGGCCGTCGCCGCCTTCGGCCGCGGCGAGTGCTTCGTCGAGAAGTACCTCGACAAGCCGCGCCACGTCGAGACCCAGTGCCTGGCGGATGCCGCGGGCAACGTCGTCGTCATCTCGACGCGCGACTGCTCGCTGCAGCGTCGCCATCAGAAGCTCGTCGAGGAGGCACCGGCGCCGTTCCTCACGGACGAGCAGAACGACCTGCTGTACTCGGCATCCAAGGCCATCCTCAAGGAGGTCGGCTACGTCGGTGCGGGTACCTGCGAGTTCCTGATCGGCGCCGACGGCACCGTGTCGTTCCTCGAGGTCAACACCCGCCTGCAGGTCGAGCACCCCGTCTCCGAAGAGGTCACCGGCATCGACCTGGTGCGCGAGCAGTTCCGCATCGCGGCCGGCGGCACCATCGACTACGACGACCCGAAGCCGACCGGCCACTCGATCGAGTTCCGCATCAACGGTGAGGACCCGGGTCGCGGATTCCTCCCCCAGCCCGGACCCATCCACGTCTTCAAGACGTTCGGCGGCCCCGGCATCCGTCTCGACTCCGGTGTCACCGCCGGCGACTCCGTGTCGGGTGCATTCGACTCGCTGCTCGCGAAGATCATCGTCACGGGCAAGGACCGTGCCGAGGCGCTCGAGCGCTCACGCCGTGCTCTCGACGAGTTCGAGGTCGCAGGTCTCCCCACGGTGATCCCGTTCCACCGCAAGGTCGTGAACGACCCGGCCTTCACCGCCGAGAACGGCGAGTTCGGCGTCTTCACCCGTTGGATCGAGACCGAGTTCGTGAACGACATCCCCGCGTGGGACGGCGAGCTCGAGTCGCCCGCCGCGGCCGAGAACCGCCACACCGTGGTCGTCGAGGTGGCAGGCAAGCGCCTCGAGGTCAGCCTCCCCGACCGCGTCGCCGTCGCCGCAGGAACCGCGGGACGACCGGCTGCCGTGCCGCCGTCCCGTCGCAGCCATGCGACGTCCGTCAGCGCCGGCGCGTCCGGCGACGCGGTGAAGTCGCCCATGCAGGCGACCGTCGTCAAGGTCGCCGTCGAAGAGGGGCAGCAGGTCGTCAAGGGCGACCTCGTCGTCGTCCTCGAGGCGATGAAGATGGAACAGCCGCTGCAGGCGCACAAGGACGGCGTCGTGGGCAACATCAGCGCCGAGGCCGGGGCGACCGTGTCGGCCGGGCACCCGCTGCTCACGATCAGCTGA
- a CDS encoding NAD(P)H-quinone dehydrogenase gives MEIMSSTPFERTQRVAVLGGGPGGYEAALAAAQLGAEVTLVERVGVGGAAVLTDVVPSKSLIATADAAIAISEASDLGVQFYAKGEHGKPLKPEIAINLAAVNKRLIALAGQQSEDMRSALLEAGVRILSGHGRLEGPNAIIVSTGHGGTDFDRIEADTIIVAVGASPRELDSAKPDGKRILTWTQLYDMKALPEHLIVVGSGVTGAEFASAYMNLGAKVTLVSSRDQVLPGEDQDAARVLEKVFKRGGMTVLSKARAEKVEVTKDGVTATLSDGRTVDGSHCLMAVGSIPNTAGIGLEDAGVELDESGHVRVNRVARTSVPNVYAVGDCTNFFPLASVASMQGRTAVFHALGDIVIPLELIKITSNIFTAPEIATVGYSEKDVEDGVADGLVYKLPLAANPRAKMMGIKDGFVKLIARKGSGTVIGGVIVGPKASELIYPIAVAVERRLTVDQVSRVFAAYPSLSSSITDASRAMHLVNAKIS, from the coding sequence ATGGAGATCATGTCTTCCACCCCTTTTGAGCGCACTCAGCGCGTCGCCGTGCTCGGCGGCGGTCCCGGCGGCTACGAGGCGGCACTCGCCGCCGCCCAGCTCGGAGCCGAGGTGACCCTGGTCGAGCGCGTGGGCGTCGGCGGCGCCGCGGTCCTCACCGACGTCGTGCCCTCGAAGAGCCTGATCGCCACGGCCGATGCGGCCATCGCGATCTCGGAGGCATCCGACCTGGGTGTGCAGTTCTACGCGAAGGGCGAGCACGGCAAGCCGCTGAAGCCCGAGATCGCCATCAACCTCGCCGCCGTCAACAAGCGACTCATCGCCCTCGCCGGTCAGCAGTCCGAGGACATGCGCTCCGCGCTGCTCGAAGCCGGCGTGCGCATCCTGTCCGGACACGGACGCCTCGAGGGGCCGAACGCGATCATCGTCTCGACCGGTCACGGCGGTACGGACTTCGACCGCATCGAGGCCGACACGATCATCGTCGCGGTCGGCGCGTCGCCGCGTGAGCTGGACTCGGCGAAGCCCGACGGCAAGCGCATCCTCACGTGGACGCAGCTGTACGACATGAAGGCGCTCCCCGAGCACCTCATCGTCGTCGGGTCCGGCGTGACCGGTGCCGAGTTCGCCTCCGCCTACATGAACCTCGGCGCCAAGGTCACTCTGGTGTCCAGCCGCGACCAGGTGCTTCCCGGCGAGGACCAGGATGCCGCGCGCGTGCTCGAGAAGGTCTTCAAGCGCGGCGGCATGACGGTGCTCTCCAAGGCCCGAGCCGAGAAGGTCGAGGTCACGAAGGACGGCGTGACGGCGACCCTGTCCGACGGGCGTACCGTCGACGGCAGCCACTGCCTCATGGCCGTCGGATCGATCCCCAACACCGCGGGCATCGGCCTCGAGGATGCGGGAGTCGAACTCGACGAGAGCGGTCACGTCCGCGTCAACCGCGTGGCTCGCACCTCGGTGCCGAACGTCTACGCGGTCGGCGACTGCACGAACTTCTTCCCGCTGGCCTCCGTCGCGTCGATGCAGGGCCGCACGGCCGTGTTCCACGCGCTGGGCGACATCGTGATCCCGCTCGAGCTGATCAAGATCACCTCGAACATCTTCACCGCTCCCGAGATCGCCACGGTCGGCTACTCCGAGAAGGACGTCGAGGACGGCGTCGCCGACGGGCTCGTCTACAAGCTGCCGCTCGCGGCGAACCCGCGCGCGAAGATGATGGGCATCAAGGACGGATTCGTGAAGCTGATCGCCCGCAAGGGCTCGGGCACCGTGATCGGCGGCGTGATCGTCGGACCGAAGGCATCCGAGCTGATCTACCCGATCGCCGTCGCGGTAGAGCGGCGCCTCACCGTCGATCAGGTGTCGCGTGTGTTCGCGGCGTACCCGTCGCTGTCGAGCAGCATCACGGATGCCAGCCGCGCGATGCACCTGGTCAACGCGAAGATCTCCTGA
- a CDS encoding purine-nucleoside phosphorylase produces MSETHSNPLDDPNANPFEVAADAAADIARLTGVEKHDIALTLGSGWGKAADIIGETTATIPATEVTGFSKPALEGHVGTLRSIRTPDGKNVLVIGARTHYYEGHGVRRVVHSVRTAAATGAKIMVLTNGAGGVRETWTPGQPVLISDHINLTADSPLEGATFIDLTDLYAKRLRDIARSVDPTLDEGVYTQFRGPHYETPAEVQMAKRIGGDIVGMSTALEAIAAREAGMEILGFSLITNLAAGIQKTPLSHAEVIEAGREAEPVISALLARVVEAL; encoded by the coding sequence ATGTCCGAAACACACAGCAACCCCCTCGACGACCCGAATGCGAACCCGTTCGAGGTCGCAGCCGACGCAGCCGCCGACATCGCGCGCCTGACCGGAGTCGAGAAGCACGACATCGCCCTCACCCTCGGCAGCGGCTGGGGCAAGGCCGCCGACATCATCGGCGAGACCACAGCGACCATCCCCGCCACCGAGGTCACCGGATTCTCGAAGCCCGCTCTCGAGGGCCATGTCGGGACCCTCCGCAGCATCCGCACCCCCGACGGCAAGAACGTGCTCGTCATCGGGGCCCGCACCCACTACTACGAGGGCCACGGCGTCCGCCGTGTCGTGCACTCGGTCCGCACCGCCGCGGCCACGGGGGCGAAGATCATGGTCCTCACCAACGGCGCCGGCGGTGTCCGCGAGACGTGGACACCCGGTCAGCCTGTGCTCATCAGCGACCACATCAACCTCACGGCCGACTCCCCGCTCGAGGGCGCGACCTTCATCGACCTGACGGACCTCTACGCGAAGCGCCTGCGCGACATCGCGCGCAGCGTCGACCCCACCCTCGACGAGGGTGTCTACACGCAGTTCCGCGGCCCGCACTACGAGACACCGGCCGAGGTGCAGATGGCAAAGCGCATCGGCGGCGACATCGTGGGCATGTCGACCGCGCTCGAGGCGATCGCCGCCCGCGAGGCCGGCATGGAGATCCTGGGCTTCTCGCTCATCACGAACCTCGCCGCCGGCATCCAGAAGACGCCGCTCAGCCACGCCGAGGTCATCGAGGCCGGCCGCGAGGCGGAGCCGGTGATCTCGGCTCTGCTCGCCCGCGTGGTCGAGGCACTGTGA
- a CDS encoding phospho-sugar mutase, whose translation MSDERLAQARAWMRQDPDHETRDELAAVITRAADGDEAAIADLDDRFSTRLAFGTAGLRGALGAGSNRMNRVLVAQAAAGFASYLRERANGGTPTVIIGYDGRRNSRVFATDSAELFAGAGLRAILLPRLLPTPVLAFAVRHLGADAGVMVTASHNPPNDNGYKVYLGGADQGSQIVAPADAAIAAHIQRIADADDITVLPRSTDYETAGEDVVDAYVAATAAVAAAPASSADIRWVYTAMHGVGWETLSKIVRAAGYPQPMVVGEQLKPDATFRTVSFPNPEEPGAMDLSFARARRVQADFILANDPDADRLAVAIPDASSENGWRRLTGNEVGLLLGARAARAAEGTPGASLACSMVSSPGLGAVAAHHGLDFHETLTGFKWISRAPGIVFGFEEALGYLVNPETVRDKDGISAAVAILGLAADAHEQGKSLADLLSELGDTYGHFASGQVSVRVDDLSVIGAVMLSLRTLPPSQFGGHAIASAEDLLHAAAGQPSGDVLRYRLTDGSRIIVRPSGTEPKLKVYIDAKAESAARAAEIVHELEAAVRTLLEERS comes from the coding sequence GTGAGCGACGAGCGCCTCGCACAGGCACGCGCCTGGATGAGGCAGGACCCCGACCACGAGACCCGCGACGAGCTCGCCGCGGTCATCACCCGCGCGGCGGACGGCGACGAGGCGGCTATCGCGGATCTCGACGACCGCTTCAGCACCCGACTGGCCTTCGGCACCGCCGGCCTCCGCGGCGCGCTGGGGGCCGGCAGCAATCGCATGAACCGCGTGCTCGTCGCCCAGGCGGCGGCGGGCTTCGCGTCGTACCTGCGCGAACGTGCGAACGGCGGCACGCCGACCGTCATCATCGGGTACGACGGGCGCCGCAACTCGCGGGTGTTCGCCACCGACTCGGCCGAGCTGTTCGCCGGCGCCGGCCTTCGGGCGATCCTGCTCCCCCGCCTTCTGCCCACACCGGTGCTCGCCTTCGCGGTGCGGCACCTCGGTGCGGATGCCGGCGTCATGGTCACCGCCTCGCACAACCCGCCGAACGACAACGGCTACAAGGTGTACCTCGGTGGCGCGGATCAGGGTTCGCAGATCGTCGCACCCGCGGATGCCGCGATCGCGGCGCACATCCAGCGGATCGCCGACGCGGATGACATCACTGTGCTGCCCCGATCCACCGACTACGAGACGGCCGGAGAAGACGTCGTCGACGCGTACGTCGCGGCGACCGCCGCCGTCGCTGCCGCCCCCGCATCCTCCGCGGACATCCGATGGGTGTACACGGCGATGCACGGGGTCGGCTGGGAGACGCTCTCAAAGATCGTCCGGGCCGCGGGGTATCCGCAGCCGATGGTCGTCGGGGAGCAGCTGAAGCCCGACGCGACGTTCCGCACGGTGTCATTCCCGAACCCCGAGGAGCCGGGGGCGATGGACCTCTCGTTCGCCCGCGCCCGACGAGTGCAGGCGGACTTCATCCTCGCGAACGACCCTGATGCCGACCGCCTCGCCGTGGCGATCCCCGATGCTTCGTCGGAGAACGGCTGGCGCCGGCTCACAGGCAACGAGGTCGGGCTCCTGCTCGGCGCCCGCGCCGCGCGCGCGGCCGAGGGCACACCCGGTGCATCACTGGCGTGCTCGATGGTCTCCTCTCCCGGTCTGGGCGCGGTCGCCGCGCACCACGGCCTGGACTTCCACGAGACGCTCACGGGCTTCAAGTGGATCTCGCGGGCTCCGGGCATCGTGTTCGGATTCGAGGAGGCCCTCGGCTACCTCGTGAACCCCGAGACCGTGCGCGACAAGGACGGCATCTCGGCCGCGGTCGCGATCCTCGGGCTCGCGGCCGACGCCCATGAGCAGGGCAAGTCTCTCGCGGATCTTCTGAGCGAGCTCGGTGACACGTACGGGCATTTCGCCAGCGGTCAGGTGTCGGTGCGCGTCGACGATCTCTCGGTGATCGGCGCCGTGATGCTGTCTCTGCGCACGCTGCCGCCGTCGCAGTTCGGCGGACACGCCATCGCCTCGGCGGAGGACCTGCTGCATGCCGCGGCGGGACAGCCGTCCGGGGATGTGCTGCGCTACCGCCTGACCGACGGATCCCGGATCATCGTCCGCCCCAGCGGCACCGAGCCCAAGCTCAAGGTCTACATCGACGCGAAGGCCGAATCGGCTGCACGCGCCGCCGAGATCGTGCACGAGCTCGAGGCCGCCGTGCGGACCCTCCTGGAAGAACGCTCGTAG
- a CDS encoding HPr family phosphocarrier protein gives MPRRHVVISAHNGVHARPVAELVRVVQAHPHAVTLRTSSGAVVDLSSVLALMDLALAPGDAVVLETRESQDADAVLDTLAGVLDPRA, from the coding sequence ATGCCGAGAAGACACGTCGTCATCAGCGCGCACAACGGGGTGCACGCGCGCCCCGTCGCCGAGCTGGTGCGCGTCGTTCAAGCGCACCCGCATGCGGTGACCCTGCGCACGTCGTCGGGCGCGGTCGTGGACCTCAGCAGCGTTCTCGCGCTGATGGACCTCGCACTCGCGCCCGGCGACGCCGTGGTGCTCGAGACCAGGGAGTCGCAGGATGCGGATGCCGTGCTCGACACGCTGGCCGGAGTGCTCGACCCGCGGGCCTGA